In Nicotiana tabacum cultivar K326 chromosome 17, ASM71507v2, whole genome shotgun sequence, one DNA window encodes the following:
- the LOC107789104 gene encoding polyadenylate-binding protein RBP45 produces MQPANTMVPPPQQYQQQWMTQQPPQYQVPPPQQQSGYYYQQQPQQGGVPPPQQQQPQYNASGSVQPTTADEIRSLWIGDLQFWMDEQYLLNCFAQTGEVVNAKVIRNKQTGQSEGYGFVEFNSHAAAERNLQAYNGTLMPNTEQNFRLNWASLGSGEKRSDNAPEYTIFVGDLAADVTDYMLQETFRVNYPSVRGAKVVTDRATGRTKGYGFVKFGDESEQLRAMTEMNGQFCSTRPMRIGPAANKKGMGGQSQASYQISPGAQNEDDPSNTTIFVGNVDTNVTDEHLKQIFGHYGQLLHVKIPVGKRCGFVQFADRSCAEEALRSLNGTQLGGQSIRLSWGRSPANKQPQVDPNQYCGYYGYTPGYEAYGYAPPTQDSNLYYAAGYAGYGNYTQPQQ; encoded by the exons ATGCAACCAGCAAATACCATGGTTCCACCACCACAACAGTACCAACAGCAGTGGATGACTCAGCAGCCGCCGCAGTATCAGGTTCCGCCGCCTCAGCAGCAATCTGGATATTATTACCAGCAACAGCCGCAGCAGGGCGGAGTTCCTCCACCTCAACAACAACAGCCTCAGTATAACGCCTCCGGTTCTGTTCAGCCGACTACCGCTGATGAGATCCGAAGCCTTTGGATCGGAGATCTTCAGTTTTGGATGGACGAACAGTACCTCCTCAACTGCTTCGCACAAACTGGAGAG GTGGTCAATGCTAAAGTTATCCGTAACAAGCAAACAGGACAGTCAGAGGGTTATGGCTTTGTTGAGTTTAATAGCCATGCTGCCGCAGagaggaatctgcaagcatataATGGGACCTTGATGCCTAATACTGAGCAAAATTTTAGACTTAACTGGGCATCACTCGGCTCCGGTGAAAAACGTTCCGATAATGCTCCTGAATATACAATATTTGTTGGTGACTTGGCAGCTGATGTCACTGATTACATGCTTCAGGAGACATTTAGGGTTAACTATCCTTCTGTGAGGGGTGCTAAGGTTGTAACAGATAGGGCCACAGGGCGCACCAAAGGTTATGGTTTTGTTAAATTTGGGGATGAAAGTGAGCAGTTACGTGCTATGACAGAGATGAATGGACAGTTTTGCTCGACCAGGCCCATGCGGATTGGTCCTGCAGCTAACAAGAAGGGTATGGGTGGTCAGAGTCAAG CTTCGTATCAAATTTCACCTGGAGCTCAAAATGAGGATGACCCTTCTAATACCACT ATTTTTGTTGGGAACGTGGATACCAATGTAACAGATGAGCATCTGAAGCAGATTTTTGGACATTATGGACAGTTGCTTCATGTAAAAATACCAGTAGGCAAGCGGTGTGGCTTTGTTCAGTTTGCTGACAG AAGTTGTGCTGAGGAAGCTCTACGGTCACTAAATGGAACTCAGCTTGGTGGACAAAGCATCCGTCTTTCCTGGGGTCGTAGTCCAGCAAACAAGCAG CCTCAGGTTGATCCAAACCAATATTGCGGTTATTATGGGTATACACCTGGATATGAGGCGTATGGTTATGCTCCACCTACTCAAGATTCAAATCTATATTATGCGGCGGGCTATGCAGGATATGGGAATTACACACAACCTCAACAATAG
- the LOC107789105 gene encoding uncharacterized protein LOC107789105: protein MDVHLKYAFGRFQEQFGAGPGLGPGSGTNLMKIDGIAPPFIKSIYRAAAALYRTDPWRRLRPSHLFGVRVGKDSDWSGKKQPFSCIQFIGGDGGDIGLYMFRSENDAKKMTGPRETIRVPNIEVLRVTYDLDSVMLPSNKRFVISLALEVSGEDRYPVIDVGRCTTTGELQFRNPTLEELRFVYAVMKGASLLHPLLQQDYGAAPKWSRVIYFEPFIETVDVQWPAEMAKGNDLVAVTISHPPGRGYQEKYSSSSTSTPTKHSEAQMEETFIDVKSNAAVCLRECMLCEEKVSREQSVCCGHCSAVVYCSSVCQKQHWKEAHKDVCGLYRAMMEREEELAMNFFIFNCSAEQPCKWLESLGIHQKGMWRRKCNCYFHCPFGLLPVPGRLWDSWGGLDENEYPHDSPFHNHFRDGISSSVFLSGWLEYYSLRSLPLTSPVADILSHPLTIYYILTALNISSKNLLLKNKEVILHYIGPEGELDWMPAFADIGHLLHGMGNIHIIMVGPEVPTNLSGTTSGIGSRVRVNLVRGLYQDEASYLPTPHIIVSLNCGLGSYSCWGGALNLIKSMNVPAYFTNESELSCSSSKQVLRAAGLHISYPVTPNPFRSPVRIFGTSTNFPSYSNCFLLGVNT, encoded by the coding sequence ATGGATGTGCATTTAAAATATGCGTTTGGTAGATTTCAAGAGCAATTTGGAGCTGGACCTGGACTTGGTCCTGGATCTGGAACCAATCTTATGAAGATAGATGGTATTGCACCGCCTTTCATTAAGTCTATATACAGAGCTGCTGCAGCTTTGTATAGGACTGATCCTTGGAGGCGGTTGCGCCCAAGTCATCTTTTCGGTGTAAGGGTAGGGAAGGATTCAGATTGGTCTGGCAAAAAACAGCCATTTTCTTGTATCCAATTTATTGGTGGGGATGGTGGGGATATAGGTCTTTATATGTTTAGGTCGGAAAATGATGCGAAGAAGATGACTGGCCCTAGGGAGACAATTCGGGTTCCAAATATTGAGGTTTTGCGGGTTACTTATGACCTGGACTCTGTGATGCTCCCTTCAAATAAGAGATTTGTTATATCGTTGGCATTGGAGGTCTCAGGTGAAGATCGATATCCAGTAATTGACGTTGGCCGCTGCACAACCACTGGCGAGCTTCAGTTTAGGAATCCAACACTTGAAGAGCTTAGATTTGTGTATGCAGTAATGAAAGGAGCTTCTCTTCTGCACCCTTTGCTTCAGCAAGATTATGGAGCAGCTCCAAAGTGGTCTAGAGTGATATATTTCGAACCTTTTATTGAAACTGTTGATGTTCAATGGCCTGCTGAAATGGCCAAAGGAAATGATCTTGTGGCAGTAACAATTTCACACCCTCCTGGTCGAGGATATCAGGAAAAGTATAGCTCGTCATCAACTTCCACTCCCACCAAGCATTCCGAAGCGCAAATGGAGGAGACATTTATTGATGTGAAATCAAATGCAGCTGTCTGTTTGAGGGAGTGCATGCTGTGTGAGGAAAAGGTCAGCAGAGAACAGTCAGTTTGCTGTGGTCATTGCTCTGCGGTGGTCTATTGCAGTTCCGTCTGCCAGAAGCAGCATTGGAAGGAAGCGCACAAAGATGTTTGCGGACTTTACAGGGCCATGATGGAAAGAGAAGAAGAGCTGGCAATGAATTTCTTCATCTTTAATTGTTCTGCTGAGCAGCCTTGTAAATGGCTTGAATCACTTGGTATTCACCAGAAAGGCATGTGGAGAAGAAAATGTAATTGTTATTTCCATTGTCCATTTGGTCTTCTTCCTGTTCCGGGTAGACTTTGGGATTCATGGGGCGGCTTGGACGAGAATGAATACCCTCATGATTCACCTTTTCATAATCATTTTAGAGATGGGATATCAAGCTCAGTCTTCTTATCTGGTTGGCTAGAGTACTACAGCCTCCGGTCATTACCACTAACGAGTCCCGTTGCAGATATTCTGTCTCATCCCTTGACAATCTATTACATATTGACAGCACTCAACATCAGCTCAAAGAATCTGTTACTCAAGAACAAAGAGGTGATACTCCACTACATTGGACCTGAAGGTGAGTTAGATTGGATGCCAGCCTTTGCTGATATTGGTCATCTACTCCATGGGATGGGCAATATACACATAATAATGGTCGGGCCAGAAGTCCCCACTAATTTATCCGGGACAACTTCTGGAATAGGTAGCAGAGTGAGGGTAAACCTTGTAAGGGGTCTTTACCAGGACGAAGCCAGCTATCTGCCAACTCCTCATATTATCGTGTCTTTGAATTGCGGGTTAGGAAGCTATTCGTGTTGGGGTGGAGCTCTTAACTTGATAAAATCCATGAACGTTCCAGCTTATTTCACCAATGAGTCCGAACTTTCGTGCTCAAGTAGTAAACAAGTTCTTCGCGCTGCAGGGTTACATATTAGCTATCCTGTAACACCAAATCCTTTCCGTTCTCCTGTGAGGATTTTTGGCACTTCCACTAATTTCCCATCATATAGCAATTGTTTTTTGTTAGGAGTAAATACATGA
- the LOC107789107 gene encoding 15.4 kDa class V heat shock protein, with product MEFSTFHPSTWNSFFTSPLLFPYHFIPENYVHWRETPESHIYSADLPGLKKEEIKVEVEDSRYLIIRTEAANETTGPTRSFMRKFRLPGMVDMNGICASYRDGVLTVTVPRTLVRRGFFIEPADLPKRMVNLGARAA from the exons ATGGAGTTCTCAACCTTCCACCCCTCAACATGGAATTCTTTCTTCACCTCTCCTCTCCTCTTTCCCTATCATTTCATTCCTGAGAATTATGTTCATTGGAGAGAGACCCCTGAATCTCACATATATTCTGCTGATCTTCCag GTCTGAAGAAAGAGGAAATAAAGGTGGAAGTTGAGGATTCAAGATACCTGATAATAAGAACTGAAGCTGCCAATGAAACTACAGGACCAACAAGGAGTTTCATGAGGAAATTTCGGCTACCTGGAATGGTGGATATGAATGGAATTTGTGCTAGTTATAGAGATGGTGTTTTGACAGTCACAGTTCCAAGAACACTTGTGAGAAGGGGATTTTTCATTGAGCCAGCTGACTTGCCAAAAAGGATGGTGAATCTTGGTGCTAGAGCTGCTTGA